In a genomic window of Gemmatimonas sp.:
- a CDS encoding amidohydrolase family protein, giving the protein MHPITKHFTISSGAHTMNTAARVAALSASLVAGGLLATVITPRLAEAQVVIPTAEQSQPVVLKGATIHTVTKGEIANGIIVMDRGKITAIGGPEVAVPRGAKVVDYTGKHIYPGLIDAYSTVGISEIGAVDMSNDVNELGDFNPNVRAEVAVNAESRHIGTTRNAGVLVAFATPGGGLISGLSSAISLEGWTWEEMSMKGAAALNVNWPDPNARPRRFGGGPPPGMGGRAQPAPKTYAEQVEEIRNFFGEARAYRDAIKAGQMVRTDSRFAAMIPALNGEMPVVVAAEGVAQMNDALTWARQEGVKLVIRGGRDAVKVAPRLKAENVPVILTSTMSAPARSDDGYDEAYATPAALFKAGVRFAIAGEGNALYSYRLPWDAGVAVAFGLPEEEALKAVTINAAEFMGVADKVGSLEVGKEATLVITTGTPLDMTTNIIQSYIQGREIDMNDIQKQFFKKYLEKINQQKKKIAS; this is encoded by the coding sequence ATGCATCCCATCACGAAGCACTTCACGATCAGCTCCGGGGCCCACACCATGAACACTGCCGCGCGCGTAGCGGCCCTCTCCGCATCGCTGGTCGCGGGTGGGCTGCTCGCCACCGTCATCACGCCCCGGTTGGCCGAGGCGCAGGTCGTCATTCCCACGGCCGAGCAGAGCCAGCCGGTGGTGCTGAAGGGAGCGACGATCCACACGGTCACCAAGGGCGAGATCGCCAATGGCATCATCGTGATGGATCGCGGCAAGATCACCGCCATTGGTGGTCCCGAGGTGGCCGTGCCGCGCGGCGCGAAGGTGGTGGACTACACGGGCAAGCACATCTATCCCGGGCTCATCGACGCGTACAGCACGGTGGGCATCTCCGAGATCGGTGCAGTTGACATGTCCAACGACGTGAACGAACTCGGCGACTTCAACCCGAACGTGCGCGCGGAGGTGGCCGTGAATGCGGAGAGCCGGCACATCGGGACCACGCGCAATGCGGGTGTGCTGGTGGCCTTTGCCACACCGGGAGGCGGACTCATCTCCGGCCTGTCCAGTGCGATCTCGCTGGAAGGGTGGACGTGGGAGGAGATGAGCATGAAGGGCGCCGCCGCGCTCAACGTGAACTGGCCCGACCCCAACGCCCGGCCGCGGCGGTTCGGCGGCGGGCCGCCGCCGGGCATGGGCGGACGCGCGCAGCCGGCGCCCAAGACGTACGCCGAGCAGGTGGAGGAGATCCGCAATTTCTTCGGCGAGGCGCGCGCGTATCGCGACGCCATCAAGGCGGGGCAGATGGTGCGCACTGACTCGCGTTTTGCCGCCATGATCCCCGCACTCAACGGCGAGATGCCGGTGGTGGTGGCAGCCGAGGGTGTGGCGCAGATGAACGACGCGCTCACGTGGGCCCGGCAGGAAGGGGTGAAGCTGGTCATTCGCGGCGGTCGGGACGCCGTGAAGGTGGCACCGCGCCTCAAGGCGGAGAACGTGCCGGTCATTCTCACCTCCACCATGTCGGCGCCGGCGCGCAGCGACGACGGCTACGACGAGGCCTACGCCACCCCGGCCGCGCTCTTCAAGGCCGGGGTGCGCTTCGCCATCGCCGGTGAGGGGAATGCCCTGTACAGCTATCGGCTGCCATGGGATGCGGGCGTGGCCGTGGCGTTTGGCCTCCCCGAGGAGGAAGCGCTCAAGGCGGTGACCATCAATGCCGCCGAGTTCATGGGGGTGGCGGACAAGGTGGGATCCCTCGAGGTGGGCAAGGAAGCGACGCTGGTGATCACCACCGGGACGCCGCTGGACATGACGACCAACATCATTCAGTCGTATATCCAGGGGCGCGAGATCGACATGAACGACATCCAGAAGCAGTTCTTCAAGAAGTACCTGGAGAAGATCAACCAGCAGAAGAAGAAAATCGCCAGCTGA
- a CDS encoding alpha/beta hydrolase-fold protein: MRPLRSALLSRRAVRRLPVALPALLPAVLAAVRASTLASLLALAPSSRAAAQTVTLTLPAGSSAAPVTGRAFVFVARTDRAEPRLQAGARRASEPFFGVDVEQLAPGRSVRIGPEVPGFPVASLGQLPPGEYYVQGLLLPYTQFARADGHTIWAHMDQWEGQRFNDAPGSFVSAVQKVRIDAATHLALPLVRTLPPVPRIADTEWVQRFRITSKRVSAFWRHDMPLGAVVLLPKGYAQNPGKRYPVVYTVGHFSERAPFGFTFDGCDRPEAPAARAARLARSAREPGCEFQQAWTSGRVPEFIAVFIQHPTPFYDDSYVLNSANNGPYGDAITQELIPEVDRRYRTIPSAYARTLTGGSTGGWDVLALQIHYPGVFGGAWSLYPDQVDFRHYQFGNVYADSNAYAVRDNAWLPPREIPANRTPEGLTELTMREENAAEAVIASKGRSGGQWDGWQAAWAPVGTDGYPKPLWDKRTGVLDHRVAESMRARGYDLRDYLERHWSTVGPQLVGKLHVAVGDMDNYFLNLAVYKLEAFLESTKEPGKGPYYAGRFDYGRPLKPHGWQPWSNQELLRLMAEQVQRHAPRP; this comes from the coding sequence ATGCGTCCCCTTCGCTCTGCCCTGCTCAGCCGCCGCGCAGTCCGGCGGCTTCCCGTCGCGCTGCCCGCCTTACTTCCCGCCGTGCTTGCAGCGGTGCGAGCCTCGACACTGGCCTCGTTGCTGGCCCTCGCGCCGTCGTCGCGGGCCGCCGCGCAAACGGTCACGCTCACGCTGCCGGCCGGGAGCAGCGCCGCGCCGGTCACGGGGCGCGCCTTCGTGTTTGTGGCGCGCACCGACCGCGCCGAGCCGCGCCTGCAGGCGGGAGCACGCCGCGCCAGCGAACCGTTCTTCGGCGTGGATGTGGAGCAGCTGGCTCCCGGGCGTAGCGTGCGCATCGGCCCCGAGGTGCCGGGTTTCCCGGTGGCATCGCTGGGTCAGCTGCCGCCCGGTGAGTACTACGTGCAGGGGCTGCTGCTGCCGTATACGCAGTTCGCGCGCGCCGACGGCCACACCATATGGGCGCACATGGATCAGTGGGAAGGGCAGCGCTTCAACGACGCCCCGGGCTCGTTCGTCAGCGCCGTACAGAAGGTGCGCATCGACGCGGCCACGCACCTCGCGCTGCCGCTGGTGCGTACGCTACCGCCCGTGCCCAGAATCGCCGACACCGAGTGGGTGCAGCGGTTCCGCATCACCTCCAAGCGGGTGAGCGCCTTCTGGCGTCATGACATGCCGCTGGGCGCGGTGGTGCTGCTCCCCAAGGGGTACGCCCAGAATCCCGGCAAGCGCTACCCGGTGGTGTACACGGTGGGGCACTTCAGCGAGCGCGCGCCCTTCGGCTTCACCTTCGACGGCTGTGATCGTCCCGAGGCGCCAGCCGCACGCGCCGCGCGTCTGGCCCGCAGCGCGCGCGAGCCGGGATGCGAGTTCCAACAGGCGTGGACGAGTGGCCGCGTACCCGAATTCATTGCGGTATTCATTCAGCACCCCACGCCCTTCTACGACGACAGCTACGTTCTCAATTCGGCCAACAACGGCCCGTATGGCGACGCCATCACGCAGGAGCTCATCCCTGAGGTTGACCGTCGCTATCGCACGATTCCCAGTGCGTACGCGCGCACGCTCACCGGTGGCTCCACCGGTGGGTGGGATGTGCTGGCGCTGCAGATTCACTATCCCGGCGTCTTCGGGGGTGCCTGGTCGCTGTATCCTGATCAGGTGGACTTTCGCCACTACCAGTTCGGCAACGTGTACGCCGACTCCAACGCTTACGCGGTGCGCGACAACGCGTGGCTGCCACCCCGGGAGATTCCTGCCAACCGCACGCCGGAAGGGCTCACCGAACTCACCATGCGCGAGGAGAACGCGGCGGAGGCGGTGATCGCCAGCAAGGGGCGTTCGGGCGGGCAATGGGATGGCTGGCAGGCGGCGTGGGCGCCCGTGGGCACCGATGGCTACCCCAAGCCGCTCTGGGACAAGCGCACCGGGGTCCTCGACCACCGTGTGGCCGAATCAATGCGCGCCAGAGGCTACGATCTGCGCGACTACCTCGAGCGCCACTGGTCCACCGTGGGGCCGCAGCTGGTGGGCAAGCTGCATGTCGCCGTGGGGGACATGGACAACTACTTCCTCAACCTCGCCGTCTACAAGCTCGAAGCGTTTCTCGAGAGCACGAAGGAGCCGGGGAAGGGGCCATACTACGCCGGCCGCTTCGACTACGGCCGCCCGCTCAAGCCGCACGGATGGCAGCCGTGGAGCAACCAGGAGCTGCTGCGCCTTATGGCCGAGCAGGTCCAGCGCCATGCCCCCCGCCCCTAG
- a CDS encoding DUF5916 domain-containing protein, with the protein MLPVLLALIQQLNGPATAPAAPAPDPTPVVARSFSGRARELSAQAPRLRESVTIDGTLSEPVWKQATVLTDFTSYSPVDGRPAQDNTEVRVWYAEDALYVAIRAWAPPGTVRATLAERDRIGSEDWVALHLDTFLDRRRSFVFAVNAYGVQADGMRSDVSAGPGVSRASLQAVDLSQDYVWQSKGQLLDDGFVVELRIPFKSIRYQMGNTQDWGVQVVRQTQRTGYQDTWAPTSRALQAFTPQSGFLRGLTGMKRGLVLDLTPTSVTSTTGAPAAGAAPESWRYGTRGEFGGDVRWGITSNFTVNATANPDFSQVETDVGQIPGDVRFALFFPELRPFFVEGSEQFDAPNRLVNTRAIVQPLGALKLTGKIPRTDVGLLSAIDAPTSGSDGTTSPRFNIVRLRRDLGEQSTAGIVFTDRSEGARFNRVAGFDTRLQFAKVYSADIRFAASMTRDSSTRTGSLWEVSHGRTGRGYGYRYNLQGFSPEFETQTGFVNRVDFVRAQVNQRFTMFGAKGGWWDQRQHFVSASSLWNYNGFASRDTPLEARVSLDNSMTIRGGWRVSVTPDLQRVAFDPRRYASYAVLGANGRDTLRFTPSGAQITSNTALAVNTPQWRKAGASLTATMGTEPEFFETSTVRRREVEAQVDLRPSSQVRVGALLRYQRFVRERDGSVFSTQVVPRLRLEYQFSRALFLRFIGQVESRDRTALRDPRTEQPLFRRSSTGALTAQGARKSFLGRADWLVSYLPSPGTVVFFGYGTAVDASDTMRPGDIERTSDGAFVKFSYLFRVRNSAP; encoded by the coding sequence ATGCTTCCGGTCCTGCTGGCGCTGATCCAACAACTGAACGGCCCCGCGACCGCCCCCGCTGCGCCGGCGCCAGACCCCACGCCGGTCGTCGCGCGCTCGTTCTCGGGGCGCGCCCGCGAGCTGTCGGCGCAGGCGCCTCGGCTGCGCGAGTCCGTGACCATCGACGGGACGCTCTCCGAGCCGGTCTGGAAGCAGGCCACCGTGCTGACCGACTTCACGTCGTACAGCCCGGTGGACGGCCGCCCGGCCCAGGACAACACCGAGGTGCGCGTCTGGTATGCCGAGGATGCCCTGTACGTGGCGATCCGCGCCTGGGCACCGCCGGGCACGGTGCGCGCCACGTTGGCCGAACGCGACCGCATTGGCAGTGAGGACTGGGTGGCTCTGCATCTGGACACCTTCCTCGACCGGAGGCGCTCGTTCGTCTTCGCGGTGAACGCGTACGGGGTGCAGGCCGATGGTATGCGTAGCGATGTGTCGGCGGGGCCCGGCGTGTCGCGCGCGTCGCTGCAGGCGGTCGATCTGTCGCAGGACTACGTGTGGCAATCCAAGGGACAGTTGCTCGACGACGGATTCGTGGTGGAGCTGCGCATTCCCTTCAAGTCCATCCGGTACCAGATGGGCAATACGCAGGACTGGGGCGTGCAGGTCGTGCGCCAGACGCAGCGCACCGGGTATCAGGACACCTGGGCGCCCACGTCCCGGGCCTTGCAGGCGTTCACGCCGCAGAGCGGGTTCCTGCGCGGGCTCACGGGCATGAAGCGGGGACTGGTGCTCGACCTCACCCCCACCTCGGTCACCTCCACCACGGGCGCGCCGGCCGCTGGCGCCGCACCCGAGTCGTGGCGCTACGGGACCCGCGGGGAGTTCGGTGGCGACGTGCGGTGGGGGATTACCTCCAACTTCACCGTCAACGCCACCGCCAATCCCGACTTTTCCCAGGTAGAGACCGACGTCGGGCAGATTCCGGGCGACGTGCGCTTCGCGCTCTTCTTCCCGGAACTGCGTCCCTTCTTCGTGGAAGGGAGCGAGCAGTTCGACGCCCCCAACCGCCTCGTCAACACGCGCGCCATCGTGCAACCGCTCGGCGCGCTCAAGCTCACGGGGAAGATTCCGCGTACCGACGTGGGGCTGCTGTCGGCCATCGACGCGCCGACCAGCGGCAGCGATGGCACGACGAGCCCGCGCTTCAACATCGTGCGGTTGCGCCGCGATCTTGGGGAGCAGAGCACCGCCGGCATCGTCTTCACCGATCGCAGCGAAGGGGCGCGCTTCAACCGCGTGGCCGGTTTCGACACCCGCCTGCAGTTCGCCAAGGTGTACAGCGCCGACATTCGCTTCGCGGCCAGCATGACCCGCGACAGCAGCACGCGCACCGGGTCGCTCTGGGAAGTGAGCCACGGGCGCACCGGGCGCGGCTACGGCTACCGCTACAACCTGCAGGGGTTCAGCCCCGAGTTCGAAACACAAACCGGGTTCGTCAACCGCGTGGATTTCGTGCGCGCCCAGGTGAACCAGCGCTTCACCATGTTCGGCGCCAAGGGTGGCTGGTGGGATCAGCGGCAGCACTTCGTGAGCGCGAGTTCGTTGTGGAATTACAATGGATTCGCCAGCCGCGATACGCCGCTTGAGGCGCGCGTGTCGCTCGACAACTCCATGACCATTCGCGGCGGCTGGCGGGTGAGCGTCACCCCCGATCTGCAGCGGGTCGCCTTCGATCCGCGGCGCTACGCCTCGTACGCCGTACTAGGAGCCAATGGCCGGGACACGCTGCGCTTCACCCCCAGCGGTGCGCAGATCACCAGCAACACGGCCCTGGCGGTGAATACCCCGCAGTGGCGCAAGGCGGGCGCCAGTCTCACCGCCACGATGGGCACCGAACCGGAGTTCTTCGAGACATCCACCGTGCGGCGACGCGAAGTGGAGGCACAGGTGGATCTGCGTCCATCCTCGCAGGTGCGCGTGGGAGCGCTGCTGCGCTATCAGCGGTTTGTTCGGGAGCGTGACGGTTCGGTGTTCAGCACGCAGGTCGTGCCGCGGTTGCGACTCGAGTATCAGTTCTCTCGCGCCCTCTTCCTGCGCTTCATCGGGCAGGTGGAATCACGCGATCGCACGGCGCTGCGCGACCCGCGCACCGAACAGCCGCTCTTCCGCCGGTCATCCACCGGCGCGCTCACGGCGCAGGGGGCGCGCAAGTCGTTCCTCGGGCGCGCGGACTGGCTGGTGAGTTATCTGCCGAGCCCAGGCACCGTGGTCTTCTTTGGGTACGGCACCGCCGTCGATGCCTCCGACACCATGCGCCCCGGCGATATCGAGCGTACCAGCGACGGCGCCTTCGTGAAGTTCAGCTATCTCTTCCGGGTGCGGAACTCGGCGCCGTAA
- a CDS encoding M20/M25/M40 family metallo-hydrolase: MTRLRSALAGGLVAALFLQTDAAAAQGSTPAAPPVRVAPVDAALRDPGVTRALAALDAGAPGMAAGLAALGAIESPSGREHERAAEVARRLRAMGMPEVQLDSLPNVVARIPGRSGRAIVFVSTLDDLGSIPALQRAAGTPPRVEGNRVVGPGTNTSATTEAMLAAAQAYLATGRRPQHDLVFAAVAQEETGLVGMKALYARYRASALAFVDILGDGRSITYGALGIHWWRVVARGPGGHSLGGGTPNVNQAIGRAVDRILSLPQPPASDNPQRTILNVAMLQSGAVFNHKPDSGWFSVDIRSLDAGVIARTEAEVQRIMAEVARETGLSLSLQPVSRTPGGQIAGADTSLLVRASTAIAQALGLSPRLGNAGSANLNVPIGGGSLAIGLGGERGGARGQPGEFADIPAMVRTAKHVLLLAVVLGDAGS, encoded by the coding sequence ATGACCCGACTTCGTTCTGCACTTGCCGGCGGCCTGGTGGCCGCCCTGTTCCTCCAGACGGATGCCGCGGCGGCACAGGGGAGTACCCCCGCAGCCCCCCCGGTGCGGGTGGCGCCCGTGGACGCCGCTCTGCGCGACCCCGGGGTGACACGGGCGCTGGCGGCACTCGACGCCGGGGCGCCGGGCATGGCCGCCGGGCTGGCAGCGCTGGGGGCCATCGAATCGCCCTCGGGGCGCGAACACGAGCGGGCGGCCGAGGTGGCCCGGCGCCTGCGCGCGATGGGGATGCCGGAGGTGCAGCTCGACAGCCTCCCCAACGTGGTGGCGCGCATTCCCGGGCGATCGGGGCGCGCCATCGTGTTCGTCTCCACGCTCGACGATCTGGGCTCCATTCCGGCGCTGCAGCGCGCGGCGGGCACACCGCCACGGGTGGAGGGCAACCGCGTGGTGGGGCCGGGGACCAACACGTCGGCCACGACCGAGGCGATGCTCGCGGCGGCCCAGGCTTACCTGGCCACGGGGCGCCGGCCGCAGCACGACCTCGTTTTTGCCGCCGTGGCGCAGGAAGAAACCGGACTGGTGGGGATGAAGGCGTTGTATGCCCGGTATCGCGCGTCGGCGCTGGCGTTCGTGGATATCCTGGGCGACGGCCGCTCCATTACCTACGGGGCGCTGGGCATCCACTGGTGGCGCGTGGTCGCCCGGGGGCCCGGCGGCCACTCGCTGGGCGGGGGCACGCCCAACGTGAACCAGGCCATTGGCCGTGCGGTGGATCGCATCCTGTCGCTGCCGCAGCCGCCCGCGAGTGACAATCCGCAGCGCACCATTCTCAACGTGGCCATGCTGCAGAGCGGCGCCGTGTTCAACCACAAGCCCGACAGCGGCTGGTTCTCGGTGGATATCCGCTCGCTCGACGCGGGGGTGATTGCCCGCACTGAAGCCGAGGTGCAGCGCATCATGGCGGAGGTGGCGCGGGAGACCGGGCTGTCGCTCAGCCTGCAGCCGGTGAGCCGCACGCCGGGCGGGCAGATCGCCGGCGCCGACACGTCGTTGCTGGTGCGCGCCTCGACGGCCATTGCGCAGGCGCTGGGGCTGTCGCCGCGACTGGGGAATGCCGGCTCCGCCAACCTCAACGTGCCCATCGGCGGCGGCTCGCTCGCCATTGGTCTGGGTGGCGAACGCGGGGGCGCGCGCGGCCAGCCTGGCGAGTTCGCCGACATCCCCGCCATGGTGCGGACCGCCAAGCACGTGCTGCTGCTGGCGGTGGTGCTGGGCGACGCGGGCAGCTGA